The genomic interval ACAGTGAAAATTGAGCCTTTCTGGATGGGTAAACATGAAATCACCTGGGATGAATACGAGCTGTTTATGTATCAGGAAAAAACTGGCAATCCGGCTGTTTCAGCCGCTGATACCAAAGCTAAAACGGCAGATACCGGCACCGATGCGATCAGTACACCCAGTCCGCCTTATGTAGATATGAGTTTTGGCATGGGTAAATATGGTTTTCCGGCTGTAAATATGACTCAGTATGCGGCCAGAATGTATTGTAAGTGGCTTTCCGCTAAAACCGGCCATTTTTACCGCCTGCCTACAGAAGCCGAATGGGAATATGCCTGCCGGGCCAATACCAAAACAGCTTACCATTTCGGAGATGATCCGGCGCAACTCAATGAATATGCTTGGCATTATGAAAATAGCAATAGCGCCTATAAGAAGGTAGGTACTAAAAAGCCAAATCCCTGGGGCTTATACGACATGCATGGAAATGTTGCCGAAATGACTTTAGACCAGTATCTGCCAGATTTTTATGCGAAGAGTAAACAAGGGGCCGTTAATCCATGGTCTATTCCTAAAGATTTATATCCTCATACTTCCAGAGGTGGTTCCTGGGATGATGATAAGGATAGGCTCAGAAGTGCAGCCCGTATTCCATCCAAACCAACCTGGAAAAAGCGTGATCCGCAAATTCCCAGAAGCGACTGGTGGTTTACCGATGCTTCTTTTTCCGGGTTCCGGATTATTCGCCCGGTAAAACAGCCTACAAAAGCCGAAATGGAGGCATATTATACCAAGCCGCCGGAAGATATATAAGTAATTATTAGCTTATTAGCGCTAACTATGTATTAACACAGATATTATCTATCAATTTATATTTATTTTAATTAAATCAGGAGGGATTTTAACATGTCCGAAAAACCAGAAAACCATAAACTAAGCGGATTTACACGCCGTGATTTTGTAAAAAGTTCCGCTATCCTTGCCGGAGGTACGCTGCTGAGCCAGTTGCCGGTAGGAGCCAGTGCCTATGTTGCAGGCGATGATACAATAAAGGTAGCCGTTATCGGTTGCGGGGGTAGAGGTACCGGAGCAGCTGCCCAGGCCTTGAGCACGAAAGGTAAAGTAAAAATTGTAGCCATGGCTGAT from Rhodocytophaga rosea carries:
- a CDS encoding formylglycine-generating enzyme family protein codes for the protein MSISTCLLAQSSTKPQPAKSADFAAYTEQIPGTKISFDMVPIQGGEYLMGSPATEASRKEDEGPQHTVKIEPFWMGKHEITWDEYELFMYQEKTGNPAVSAADTKAKTADTGTDAISTPSPPYVDMSFGMGKYGFPAVNMTQYAARMYCKWLSAKTGHFYRLPTEAEWEYACRANTKTAYHFGDDPAQLNEYAWHYENSNSAYKKVGTKKPNPWGLYDMHGNVAEMTLDQYLPDFYAKSKQGAVNPWSIPKDLYPHTSRGGSWDDDKDRLRSAARIPSKPTWKKRDPQIPRSDWWFTDASFSGFRIIRPVKQPTKAEMEAYYTKPPEDI